From one Pirellulales bacterium genomic stretch:
- a CDS encoding LL-diaminopimelate aminotransferase → MSDPYFQSLFAERIGGVNYGKGTEIYKFEKIKRAKRKALAEHPDRKLVDFGIGENDEPADESVRAVMAAEIHKPENRGYADNGIAAFKEAAARFMERNFGVKLDPVKEVNHSIGSKPALAMLPAAFINPGDIALMTVPGYPVAGTHTRYYGGEVYRLPLLAENDFFPDLDAVPADIRRRAKLLVLNYPNSPTGKPATRDFYSRVIDFARANQIVVVQDAAHILLTYQGGPLSFLQVPGAKEVGVEVHSLSKGYHMIGWRMGWVCGHERIVQAFADIKDNSDSGQFIAIQKAAAAALDNEAIPRRVREKYRRRLEKLVAVLGRCGFACRMPGGTYFLYTRAPRGVSGGARFETAEAASQHLIAEHSICTVPWDDAGNFLRFSVTYEAADEAAEDALMRETEERLKKIRLEF, encoded by the coding sequence ATGAGCGACCCCTACTTCCAGTCTCTGTTCGCCGAGCGGATCGGCGGCGTCAACTACGGCAAAGGGACCGAAATCTACAAGTTCGAGAAGATCAAGCGTGCCAAGCGGAAGGCGCTGGCCGAGCACCCCGATCGCAAGCTGGTCGATTTTGGCATCGGCGAAAACGACGAACCGGCCGATGAATCGGTCCGTGCGGTGATGGCCGCCGAGATTCACAAGCCCGAAAACCGCGGTTATGCCGACAACGGCATCGCCGCCTTCAAAGAGGCGGCGGCCCGCTTCATGGAGCGGAATTTTGGAGTCAAGCTCGACCCCGTCAAGGAGGTGAATCACTCCATCGGCTCCAAGCCCGCGCTGGCGATGCTGCCGGCGGCCTTCATCAATCCGGGCGACATTGCGTTGATGACCGTGCCCGGCTACCCGGTGGCCGGCACGCACACCCGGTATTACGGGGGCGAAGTCTACCGCTTGCCGCTCTTGGCGGAGAACGATTTTTTCCCCGATCTCGACGCCGTGCCGGCCGACATCCGCCGCCGGGCGAAGCTGCTGGTGCTCAATTATCCCAACAGTCCGACCGGCAAGCCGGCCACCCGCGATTTTTACTCCCGCGTGATCGACTTCGCGCGCGCCAACCAGATCGTGGTGGTGCAAGACGCCGCTCACATCTTGCTGACCTATCAGGGCGGGCCGCTGAGCTTTTTGCAGGTGCCCGGCGCCAAAGAGGTGGGAGTCGAAGTCCATTCGCTCTCGAAGGGCTATCACATGATCGGCTGGCGGATGGGCTGGGTTTGCGGGCACGAGCGGATCGTGCAGGCGTTTGCCGACATCAAAGACAACAGCGATTCGGGCCAGTTCATCGCCATTCAGAAGGCGGCGGCCGCGGCGCTCGACAACGAGGCCATTCCCCGCCGCGTTCGCGAAAAATACCGCCGGCGACTGGAGAAGCTGGTGGCGGTGCTGGGCCGTTGCGGCTTTGCTTGCCGCATGCCGGGCGGCACCTATTTTCTTTACACCCGTGCGCCGCGCGGAGTGAGCGGCGGAGCGAGGTTCGAGACCGCCGAGGCGGCCAGCCAGCATCTGATCGCCGAACACTCGATTTGCACCGTGCCCTGGGACGATGCCGGAAACTTTTTGCGGTTCAGCGTCACCTATGAGGCGGCCGACGAAGCCGCCGAAGACGCGCTGATGCGCGAAACCGAAGAGCGACTCAAGAAGATCCGCTTGGAGTTTTAG
- a CDS encoding DUF4236 domain-containing protein, which produces MGWSYRKSASIGPFRINVSKSGVGYSFGGKGFRTGVNARGRRYTSMSVPGTGLRYTKSGGKGTTGCLLVLVAVGCALACLVVA; this is translated from the coding sequence ATGGGATGGTCATACCGAAAGAGTGCCAGCATTGGGCCGTTCAGAATCAATGTCAGCAAGTCGGGCGTCGGCTACTCGTTTGGCGGAAAAGGGTTCCGCACGGGTGTCAATGCACGCGGGCGACGCTACACGTCGATGAGCGTGCCCGGCACCGGCCTGCGGTACACCAAGAGCGGCGGCAAGGGAACGACCGGCTGCCTGCTGGTGCTGGTCGCGGTTGGCTGCGCGCTCGCATGCCTCGTGGTTGCGTAG
- a CDS encoding DUF4214 domain-containing protein, with translation MLTMCGLRRRFGRGRRSTRACRAEALEDRRLLTGVTYQGGPLIHNVAVETVFLGQAWATDSSLQQNAAQIDQFFASITNSSFMDLLAQYGTPQAGAIGHGSYVGEFDIPQDAWRRSTVGDGTIQSVLNSEIGSGALSVPDDNRLLFVFTPPDVTVSQGGTRSNGYPTGFAGYHNSFVASNGQLVRYAVIPDPIGNDQVAGLTSFAQQTAAASHELAESVTDPDGTSWWDASNDATSGYEIGDFADLNSNVVYLNGYAVEELWSNAAGGLAAAAGASDVPTPITTPPVSTPPTTGGTINPPVASDLPANISNVAESLTHSVEYYTTFINAAFEHYLARPADSAGLSYWVTQMQLGATDEQLEAELLSSSEYAQLQGGTDAAWVIGMYLDLLGRPADDAGLSYWLGEIQAGVNRYQIALGIATSAEREAIVVASDYQTFLGRTTSSAEIAFWVSQFEQGARNEDLIAGFISSAEYYNAANKGHSDSVAWLDSVFQDLFQSTPTAADLDLWLAQLG, from the coding sequence ATGCTCACCATGTGCGGACTACGAAGACGGTTCGGTCGCGGCAGGCGCTCCACAAGAGCGTGTCGGGCCGAGGCATTGGAAGACCGGCGATTGCTGACGGGCGTCACCTATCAAGGCGGCCCGCTCATCCACAACGTGGCCGTCGAAACCGTCTTTCTTGGGCAGGCCTGGGCCACCGATTCCTCGCTTCAGCAAAACGCCGCCCAGATCGACCAGTTCTTCGCCTCGATCACCAACAGCAGTTTCATGGACCTGCTGGCCCAATACGGCACCCCGCAGGCCGGAGCCATCGGCCACGGATCGTACGTCGGCGAGTTCGACATCCCACAAGACGCCTGGCGCCGCTCGACCGTAGGCGACGGCACGATCCAAAGTGTGCTCAACTCCGAAATCGGTTCCGGCGCTCTCAGCGTGCCCGACGACAACCGCCTGCTGTTCGTCTTCACTCCGCCTGATGTCACCGTCTCGCAAGGTGGCACGCGCAGCAACGGCTACCCAACCGGGTTTGCCGGGTATCACAACAGCTTTGTCGCTTCCAACGGGCAACTCGTCCGGTATGCGGTCATTCCCGATCCGATCGGCAACGACCAGGTGGCCGGCCTGACCTCGTTTGCGCAGCAAACCGCGGCGGCCTCTCACGAGCTGGCTGAGTCGGTCACCGACCCCGACGGCACGAGCTGGTGGGACGCCAGCAACGACGCCACTTCGGGCTATGAAATCGGCGACTTCGCCGACCTGAACAGCAACGTAGTTTATCTGAACGGGTACGCGGTCGAGGAGCTCTGGTCGAACGCCGCCGGCGGGCTGGCTGCAGCGGCCGGCGCCAGCGACGTCCCCACGCCGATCACCACACCGCCCGTCAGTACTCCGCCGACGACCGGCGGCACGATCAACCCGCCCGTCGCTTCGGACCTCCCCGCGAACATCAGCAACGTGGCTGAGTCGCTCACGCACAGCGTCGAGTATTACACCACGTTCATCAACGCGGCCTTCGAGCACTACCTGGCGCGGCCCGCCGATTCCGCCGGGCTGAGCTATTGGGTGACGCAAATGCAGCTCGGCGCGACCGACGAGCAACTCGAAGCCGAGTTGCTCAGCTCGTCGGAATACGCGCAGCTTCAGGGCGGAACGGATGCCGCGTGGGTCATCGGAATGTACCTGGACCTGCTGGGCCGTCCCGCCGACGACGCCGGCCTGTCTTACTGGCTGGGCGAAATCCAGGCCGGCGTGAACCGCTACCAGATCGCGCTGGGCATCGCGACCAGTGCCGAGCGGGAGGCGATCGTGGTGGCAAGCGACTACCAGACGTTCCTCGGCCGGACGACCAGCTCGGCGGAAATCGCGTTCTGGGTGAGCCAGTTCGAGCAGGGCGCTCGCAACGAAGACCTGATTGCCGGCTTCATCTCGTCGGCCGAGTATTACAACGCGGCCAACAAAGGCCATTCCGATTCCGTCGCTTGGCTCGACAGCGTCTTTCAGGATCTGTTTCAGAGCACGCCCACCGCCGCGGATCTGGACCTCTGGCTGGCCCAATTGGGCTGA
- a CDS encoding response regulator — MSSKPKLLYVSRSRDSHDPRISPLGEMYELVCVQGPIRALAKLARDEFAAIYIDGEHIHEALQIGKLLQNERILQGMPDGVVLLDSDNTILWGNGRLKEWTSRENVVGANFYTVLGSPEILGPDFCPFHTALATGCGSSSTLRSSDSHYYRVHAAPLLENDDGPPKNLVVTIRDVTAEQLQQQKLAAIHQAGIELANLTPDELFAMTVEERIELLKSNILHYTRDLLNFNVVEIRLLDSKTGKLEPLLSEGLMPEATNRVLYAQPQNNGVTGFVAATGKSYLCEDTTEDPLYLAGAAGAKSSLTVPLMLHDEVIGTFNVESPEPHAFSESDLQFLEIFTRDVALALNTLELLVAEKASTAAESVEAIHSAVALPVDDILNDAVNIMERYIGHEPEVAERLQRILRNARDIKQVIQKVGQQMAPSQAHPQAIQMSERPLLRGLTVLVADADDSVRGAAHNLLERYGCVVETAHDGGEAIFMVRNQSPGQSYDVVIADIRLPDMTGFEFMIKLQTVMEHVPLVLMTGFGYDPGHSIVKARQAGLPSGAVLYKPFRLDQLLETVEQVVRSRAVEQA; from the coding sequence TTGTCGTCGAAACCCAAACTGCTCTACGTCTCCCGATCGCGCGACTCCCACGATCCGCGCATTTCGCCGCTTGGCGAAATGTACGAGTTGGTGTGCGTGCAGGGCCCCATTCGCGCGCTGGCCAAGTTGGCGCGTGACGAATTTGCGGCCATCTACATCGATGGCGAGCACATCCACGAAGCTTTGCAGATTGGCAAGCTGTTGCAGAATGAACGCATTTTGCAGGGAATGCCGGACGGGGTGGTCCTGCTCGACAGCGACAACACCATTCTCTGGGGCAACGGCCGTTTGAAAGAGTGGACCAGCCGCGAGAACGTGGTCGGCGCCAACTTTTACACCGTGCTGGGCAGCCCGGAGATTCTGGGTCCCGACTTTTGCCCCTTTCACACGGCGTTGGCGACGGGCTGCGGCAGCAGCTCCACCCTGCGCTCCAGCGACAGTCACTATTACCGCGTCCACGCGGCCCCGCTCCTAGAGAACGACGACGGGCCGCCCAAAAACCTGGTGGTCACCATCCGAGACGTGACGGCCGAGCAATTGCAGCAGCAGAAACTGGCGGCCATTCACCAGGCGGGCATCGAACTGGCCAATCTTACGCCCGACGAACTGTTCGCCATGACGGTGGAAGAGCGAATCGAGCTGCTCAAGTCGAATATTCTGCACTACACCCGCGACCTGCTCAATTTCAATGTGGTGGAAATTCGCCTGCTCGACTCCAAGACGGGCAAGCTGGAACCGCTGCTTTCCGAGGGTTTGATGCCCGAAGCCACGAACCGCGTGCTCTATGCCCAGCCGCAGAACAACGGCGTGACGGGGTTCGTGGCCGCCACCGGCAAGAGTTACCTTTGCGAAGACACCACGGAAGACCCGCTCTATCTGGCGGGCGCCGCCGGGGCAAAAAGCTCGCTCACCGTTCCGCTCATGCTGCACGATGAAGTGATCGGCACGTTCAACGTGGAAAGCCCCGAACCGCATGCCTTCAGCGAAAGCGACCTGCAATTCCTGGAGATTTTCACCCGCGACGTGGCTCTGGCGCTGAACACCCTCGAGTTGCTCGTGGCCGAGAAGGCCAGCACGGCCGCCGAAAGCGTCGAGGCCATCCATAGCGCGGTGGCCCTGCCGGTCGACGACATTCTGAACGACGCGGTCAATATTATGGAGCGTTACATCGGCCACGAGCCTGAAGTGGCCGAGCGATTGCAGCGCATTCTGCGCAATGCCCGCGATATCAAGCAGGTGATCCAGAAGGTGGGCCAACAGATGGCCCCCAGCCAGGCCCACCCGCAGGCGATCCAGATGAGCGAACGGCCGCTGTTGCGGGGCCTGACGGTGCTCGTGGCCGATGCCGACGACTCGGTGCGCGGCGCCGCCCATAACCTGCTGGAACGTTACGGCTGCGTCGTCGAAACCGCGCACGACGGCGGCGAGGCCATCTTCATGGTCCGCAACCAAAGTCCGGGCCAGAGTTACGACGTGGTGATTGCCGACATCCGCTTGCCCGACATGACGGGCTTCGAATTCATGATCAAGTTGCAGACGGTCATGGAGCACGTTCCTTTGGTGCTGATGACCGGTTTCGGCTACGATCCCGGCCATTCGATCGTCAAGGCGCGGCAGGCCGGACTTCCTTCGGGCGCGGTGCTCTATAAACCGTTCCGGCTCGACCAGTTGCTCGAGACGGTGGAGCAAGTGGTGCGCAGCCGCGCCGTCGAGCAGGCCTAG
- the nusB gene encoding transcription antitermination factor NusB, with product MSRRSRAREVVLQVLFQDDLNPGANPARGDEFLRARLKSDELVSFAQSLVAGVRRNRAELDGLLDRIADNWSLDRMAVTDRNVLRLGAYEILYADTPGAVAINEAVELAKRFGSGQSAQFVNGILDRFLEKQRDT from the coding sequence ATGTCCCGCCGCAGCCGAGCACGTGAAGTCGTGTTGCAGGTCCTCTTTCAGGACGACCTGAATCCGGGCGCCAACCCCGCCCGAGGCGATGAATTCCTGCGCGCCCGGCTGAAGAGCGACGAGCTGGTGAGCTTCGCGCAGTCGCTTGTGGCGGGCGTGCGGCGCAACCGCGCGGAGCTCGACGGCCTGTTGGACCGCATCGCCGACAATTGGAGCCTCGACCGCATGGCGGTCACCGACCGCAACGTGCTGCGGTTGGGCGCCTATGAAATCCTCTACGCCGACACGCCCGGCGCCGTGGCCATCAACGAAGCGGTGGAACTGGCCAAGCGGTTCGGCTCGGGCCAGTCGGCACAGTTTGTGAACGGAATCCTCGACCGGTTTTTGGAAAAGCAACGGGACACCTAG
- a CDS encoding sulfite exporter TauE/SafE family protein has product MTPELHEFMRLAPLGLLVGAYGTLVGAGGGSVLVPALLMLFPHESPATITAMSLAVVFFNAYSGTIAYVRMGRVDFRAGVLFTLAGLPGAVLGTRLVHEMPRRLFDPIFGGLLLAVGGLLFASPLGVGGELGPGAAARLPDRRLLVGSVGSAYIGVLSSLLGIGGGIIHVPFLIRALRMPAHTATATSHFVLTFIALTATVTHVALGEFERGLAQTMYLAVGVMMGAPLGASLSTRLQGSLIVRLLALALCLVGLRLLGRALF; this is encoded by the coding sequence ATGACGCCGGAACTTCACGAGTTTATGCGGCTGGCCCCCTTGGGCCTGCTGGTGGGGGCCTACGGCACACTGGTGGGCGCCGGCGGCGGATCGGTTCTGGTGCCCGCGCTGTTGATGCTGTTCCCCCACGAATCGCCCGCGACCATCACCGCCATGTCGCTGGCGGTGGTGTTCTTCAACGCCTACTCCGGCACGATCGCCTACGTGCGGATGGGCCGGGTGGACTTTCGGGCGGGCGTTTTGTTTACGCTGGCCGGCCTGCCGGGCGCGGTCCTCGGCACGCGGCTGGTTCACGAGATGCCGCGCCGCCTGTTCGATCCGATTTTTGGCGGGCTGTTGTTGGCCGTCGGCGGGCTGTTGTTCGCCAGTCCGCTGGGCGTGGGAGGCGAGCTGGGGCCAGGTGCCGCGGCCCGGTTGCCCGACCGCCGCCTGCTCGTGGGCTCCGTCGGCAGCGCCTACATCGGCGTCTTATCCAGCCTGCTCGGCATCGGAGGCGGAATCATCCACGTCCCGTTCCTGATCCGGGCCTTGCGGATGCCCGCCCACACGGCCACGGCCACCTCGCATTTCGTGCTGACGTTCATCGCTCTGACGGCAACGGTGACGCACGTGGCGCTGGGCGAGTTCGAGCGCGGACTGGCGCAGACCATGTATCTGGCCGTCGGCGTCATGATGGGAGCGCCGCTGGGGGCATCGCTCTCGACCCGTCTGCAAGGATCGCTGATCGTGCGCTTGTTGGCGCTGGCGCTCTGCCTGGTGGGGCTGCGCCTGCTCGGCCGAGCGCTATTTTAA
- a CDS encoding DUF1080 domain-containing protein: MFRRAMLSLVLLPLVAVAARAADNANNPAYDNPLAAAADPDFALQGEYVGELDTGLGAVKTGARVIALGKGKFHAVLYLGGLPGDGWNKEVYEGDGELKNGAVLFEQPQGLGRIENGTLSMTTPEGDVVGKLSRTERKSPTLGQKPPEGAVVLFDGRNADALVNGRVSDDGLLIPPATSKQKFGDCSLHVEFRTPFMPLARGQGRGNSGCYLQGRYEVQILDSFALAGKNNECGGIYSVKDCDANLCYPPLVWQTYDIDYTAAEFDGAGKKQKNARITVRHNGVVIHDNVELPHATTAAPVAEGAEKGPLYLQDHGNPVRFRNIWLLETSK; the protein is encoded by the coding sequence ATGTTCCGCCGTGCCATGCTGTCGCTTGTGTTGCTCCCTCTCGTTGCCGTAGCCGCTCGCGCGGCCGACAACGCCAATAACCCGGCTTACGACAACCCGCTGGCTGCCGCGGCGGACCCCGACTTCGCCCTGCAAGGCGAGTACGTCGGCGAGCTGGACACGGGCCTGGGCGCGGTGAAAACCGGCGCCCGAGTGATCGCTCTCGGCAAAGGAAAGTTTCACGCGGTGCTCTATCTGGGCGGTCTGCCCGGCGATGGCTGGAACAAGGAAGTCTATGAGGGCGACGGCGAACTGAAAAACGGCGCGGTGCTGTTCGAGCAGCCGCAAGGACTGGGCCGCATCGAGAACGGCACGCTCTCGATGACCACCCCCGAGGGCGATGTGGTGGGCAAGTTGTCCCGCACCGAACGCAAAAGTCCGACGCTGGGCCAGAAGCCGCCCGAGGGCGCCGTGGTGCTCTTCGACGGCCGGAACGCCGACGCGCTGGTAAACGGCCGCGTCAGCGACGACGGCCTGTTGATCCCCCCGGCCACCAGCAAGCAAAAGTTCGGCGACTGCTCGCTGCACGTGGAGTTTCGCACGCCGTTCATGCCCCTAGCGCGCGGGCAGGGCCGGGGCAACAGCGGCTGCTATTTGCAGGGCCGCTACGAGGTGCAGATTCTCGATTCCTTCGCCTTGGCCGGCAAGAACAACGAGTGCGGCGGCATTTATTCGGTGAAAGACTGCGACGCGAACCTCTGCTACCCGCCGCTGGTTTGGCAGACCTACGATATCGACTATACGGCGGCCGAGTTCGACGGTGCGGGCAAGAAGCAAAAGAACGCCCGCATTACGGTGCGGCACAACGGCGTGGTGATTCACGACAACGTGGAATTGCCGCACGCCACCACGGCGGCCCCGGTGGCCGAAGGCGCGGAAAAGGGGCCGCTCTACTTGCAGGACCACGGAAACCCGGTCCGCTTCCGCAACATCTGGTTGCTGGAAACATCGAAGTGA
- the ftsY gene encoding signal recognition particle-docking protein FtsY, which yields MGFFDKVKAGLQKTSRLLNTDVRDLFKSQGRLVDEAFLDELLVILVKTDMGVQSAQQIVAEVQNEFRGRVVELADVLATVKKNLKSLLAQDEQPVRLAAEGPMVIMVAGVNGAGKTTSIAKLTHLFTSQGKRVVLGAADTFRAAAVEQLTVWASRLGAEIVKGESGGDPASVAHRAVARAVEIKADVCIVDTAGRLQTQQNLMQQLTKIHRVIGKQVPGAPHEVILVLDATTGQNGISQAKHFTDAVQCTGIMLAKIDGTAKGGVIVAIRQQVGLPVKYLGVGEKAEDLAPFVPDEFVEAMFAGMA from the coding sequence ATGGGTTTCTTCGACAAAGTCAAGGCTGGCTTGCAAAAGACCAGCCGACTGCTGAACACCGACGTCCGCGACCTGTTCAAGAGCCAGGGCCGTTTGGTCGACGAGGCGTTTCTCGACGAGCTGCTGGTGATCCTGGTCAAGACCGACATGGGCGTGCAGTCGGCCCAGCAAATCGTGGCCGAGGTACAGAACGAATTCCGCGGCCGCGTGGTCGAACTGGCCGACGTTCTGGCAACCGTCAAAAAAAACCTGAAGAGCTTATTGGCGCAGGACGAGCAGCCGGTCCGTCTGGCGGCTGAGGGTCCGATGGTGATCATGGTGGCCGGAGTCAACGGGGCCGGCAAAACGACCTCCATCGCCAAGCTAACGCACCTCTTTACCTCGCAGGGCAAGCGCGTGGTGCTGGGCGCGGCCGACACTTTTCGCGCCGCCGCCGTCGAGCAGCTTACCGTCTGGGCCTCGCGGCTGGGGGCCGAGATCGTGAAGGGCGAATCGGGGGGCGATCCGGCCAGCGTGGCGCATCGTGCCGTGGCACGGGCCGTCGAAATCAAGGCTGACGTTTGTATTGTCGACACGGCCGGACGGTTGCAGACCCAGCAGAACTTGATGCAGCAGTTGACCAAGATCCACCGGGTGATCGGCAAGCAGGTTCCCGGAGCGCCTCACGAGGTCATTTTGGTGCTCGACGCCACGACCGGCCAGAACGGCATCAGTCAGGCGAAACATTTTACCGACGCGGTGCAGTGTACCGGCATCATGCTGGCCAAGATCGACGGCACGGCGAAGGGCGGCGTGATCGTGGCCATCCGTCAGCAAGTCGGCTTGCCGGTGAAGTACCTGGGCGTGGGCGAAAAGGCCGAGGACCTGGCGCCCTTCGTGCCCGACGAGTTCGTCGAGGCGATGTTTGCGGGAATGGCGTAG
- the ribH gene encoding 6,7-dimethyl-8-ribityllumazine synthase, with amino-acid sequence MPNIFEGRPVAGEGRFSIVVSRYNETITSRLLSGAIETLKAHGVSDEAIDVAWVPGAFEIPLVAARQAGSGRYAAVLCLGAVIRGETTHDQHINRAVSGELARIGVESDVPVLFGLLTCDTLEQAIHRAGGNVGNKGSECALAALQMVDLLRNLEQGSG; translated from the coding sequence ATGCCCAACATCTTCGAAGGCCGGCCAGTGGCGGGCGAAGGCCGCTTTTCTATTGTCGTCTCGCGCTATAATGAAACGATCACCTCGCGGTTGTTGAGTGGAGCGATCGAGACGCTCAAGGCCCACGGCGTGAGCGACGAGGCGATCGATGTGGCCTGGGTGCCCGGCGCCTTCGAGATTCCGCTCGTGGCGGCCAGGCAAGCCGGCAGCGGTCGTTACGCCGCGGTGCTGTGTTTGGGCGCGGTGATTCGCGGCGAAACGACGCACGACCAACACATCAATCGGGCGGTGAGCGGTGAATTGGCGCGGATCGGCGTCGAGAGCGACGTGCCGGTCTTGTTCGGATTGCTCACCTGCGATACGCTCGAACAGGCGATCCACCGGGCCGGCGGCAACGTAGGAAACAAAGGATCCGAATGCGCCCTCGCCGCGCTGCAGATGGTCGATCTGCTGAGAAACCTGGAGCAAGGAAGTGGTTAG